A single genomic interval of Rubripirellula reticaptiva harbors:
- a CDS encoding DUF1552 domain-containing protein has product MTDQLKLNRQARASGVSAFPLVHIAKSRPLSRRTFLAGTGIASIGLPLLEAMSPSIGQRALAVAAEQQQSPKRFVAMCATLGFHTPSLFPETEGRDFELTPYLEKLADHRDQITLLSGLSHPQQQGNNGHASELTWLTAAQRPGLAGFKNTVSLDQLIAQQIGVQTRYPYLALSTSGRSMSWTSNGVEIPGMTSPSKLFAALFIDGTADEIEAEMNGLRRGKSILDTIGGRARELQRTVGRRDQEKVDEYLTAVRSLEKRLLQSEDWVRRPKPHVDAQRPTDVADKNDAIAKQRLLYDLIVMALQTDSTRTITYQLSGMNAVPAIPGVSNDWHGLSHHGKDPEKISELQKIEQAEFEVLGEFLTKLRAIEENGKSLLDHTAVMFGSNLGNASAHDWHNLPLVVAGGGYAHGAYVAHDATDNTPLSNLYVEFAQRMGVEIDQFGSSTAAGVRGLNRPG; this is encoded by the coding sequence ATGACTGATCAACTGAAATTGAATCGCCAAGCACGTGCGTCTGGCGTGTCGGCCTTTCCGCTTGTGCACATCGCCAAGTCACGTCCGCTGAGTCGACGGACGTTTTTGGCGGGAACGGGTATCGCATCGATCGGGCTGCCATTGTTGGAAGCGATGTCGCCGTCGATCGGGCAACGAGCGTTGGCTGTGGCTGCGGAACAGCAGCAGTCCCCGAAACGGTTCGTTGCCATGTGTGCAACGCTGGGATTTCATACGCCGTCGTTGTTCCCGGAAACAGAGGGACGCGATTTTGAGTTGACTCCCTATTTGGAAAAACTGGCCGACCACCGCGACCAAATCACGTTGCTGTCCGGTCTTTCGCATCCGCAACAGCAAGGGAACAACGGTCACGCATCCGAGCTGACTTGGTTGACCGCGGCGCAGCGTCCTGGGCTGGCCGGATTCAAGAACACCGTATCGCTAGACCAATTGATTGCCCAGCAAATCGGCGTTCAGACTCGCTATCCGTATTTGGCACTATCGACTAGCGGACGCAGCATGTCGTGGACTTCCAACGGTGTGGAAATTCCGGGAATGACGTCGCCGTCGAAATTGTTCGCGGCTCTGTTCATTGACGGCACGGCCGACGAGATTGAGGCCGAGATGAACGGTCTTCGTCGTGGGAAGAGTATTCTGGATACGATCGGCGGTCGCGCTCGCGAATTGCAGCGGACGGTTGGACGGCGTGACCAAGAAAAGGTTGACGAATACTTGACGGCGGTCCGGTCGTTGGAAAAACGGCTGTTGCAGTCCGAGGACTGGGTGCGCCGGCCCAAACCGCACGTCGATGCACAGCGACCGACCGACGTGGCCGATAAAAACGATGCGATTGCCAAACAACGATTGTTGTACGATCTGATCGTGATGGCGCTGCAGACCGATTCGACTCGCACGATCACTTATCAATTGAGCGGGATGAATGCGGTCCCTGCGATACCTGGGGTCAGCAATGACTGGCATGGTCTTTCGCATCACGGGAAAGACCCGGAAAAGATTTCCGAGTTGCAAAAAATCGAACAAGCCGAGTTCGAAGTCCTGGGTGAATTTCTGACAAAGCTTCGTGCGATCGAGGAGAACGGCAAGTCGTTGTTGGATCACACCGCCGTGATGTTCGGATCGAATCTGGGCAATGCGAGTGCCCACGATTGGCATAACTTGCCGCTCGTCGTTGCCGGCGGTGGCTATGCGCACGGCGCGTACGTGGCTCACGACGCGACTGACAACACGCCGCTTTCGAACTTGTACGTCGAATTTGCACAGCGGATGGGAGTCGAAATTGATCAGTTCGGATCCAGCACCGCGGCCGGAGTTCGCGGACTGAATCGGCCCGGCTAA
- a CDS encoding beta-propeller domain-containing protein yields the protein MICPLPRFVFLLIGLAAIIQSTSGVAEETAIKHSFFVAGPVFTGIVGEDGETVWDSGRAGARDGWVLPNGNVLIAWNDVVKEFKIDAASGKNSQKTIVWQYNLDKTNKEIGTVQRLPSGLTLVTELGAKPRLMELDSEGKIQTEFPLQPETKNAHMQTRMARKLASGNYLVPHLLAFQVKEYTPSGEVVQSFATDLESLGGQAAKNWPFTAIRLENGNTVICLTNGNKVIEVDDQGKVVWSVTNEDLPGNPIDDACGGQRLPNGNTVIASYHAKVGVKLLEVTADKKIAWTYEGPNRVHHFQILTTNGQPVTGSPMK from the coding sequence ATGATCTGCCCACTGCCCCGCTTCGTATTTTTGCTGATTGGACTGGCCGCGATCATTCAGTCGACTTCCGGGGTCGCGGAAGAGACCGCCATCAAGCACTCGTTCTTCGTCGCCGGGCCAGTGTTCACCGGAATTGTCGGCGAAGATGGCGAAACGGTCTGGGACTCGGGGCGGGCAGGCGCCCGTGATGGTTGGGTGTTACCAAACGGCAACGTCCTGATCGCATGGAACGACGTTGTCAAAGAGTTCAAGATAGACGCGGCTTCAGGGAAGAACTCTCAAAAGACAATCGTCTGGCAGTACAACCTCGACAAAACCAACAAGGAAATCGGAACCGTCCAACGTTTGCCGTCGGGGCTGACGTTGGTCACTGAACTCGGCGCCAAGCCGCGGTTGATGGAACTGGATTCGGAGGGCAAGATTCAAACCGAGTTTCCGTTGCAACCCGAAACCAAGAATGCTCACATGCAGACTCGGATGGCTCGCAAACTTGCCAGCGGCAACTATCTGGTTCCTCACCTGTTGGCGTTTCAAGTCAAAGAATACACGCCGTCGGGCGAAGTCGTGCAGTCCTTTGCCACCGACTTAGAATCGCTGGGCGGACAAGCGGCTAAAAACTGGCCATTCACGGCGATTCGGCTGGAAAACGGCAACACGGTGATTTGTTTGACCAACGGAAACAAAGTCATCGAAGTCGACGATCAGGGCAAGGTCGTTTGGTCGGTTACCAATGAAGATCTTCCCGGGAATCCGATCGATGATGCGTGCGGTGGTCAACGTTTACCCAACGGCAACACCGTGATCGCGTCGTATCACGCGAAGGTTGGCGTCAAACTGTTGGAAGTGACGGCCGACAAAAAGATTGCTTGGACTTATGAAGGCCCTAATCGCGTCCACCATTTCCAAATTTTGACAACCAATGGGCAACCCGTCACTGGGTCACCCATGAAATGA
- a CDS encoding tripartite tricarboxylate transporter substrate-binding protein, with translation MHQTVARQVVVLGWGFAFFVLGCDSSRSGSDLAYPQRAIKVIVPFAAGGGSDTFARIISTAVEEQGLLSEPLVIINVPGAGGTIGSRRVKNARPDGYTVLLLHEGILTAKHSGQASYGPEAFTPIAGTSDATQVIAVAGDSPIENLSALMDSALSTPDTVVFSANVGAPSHFAGLMLEAEKPGASFRYTQTGGGAKRFAALQGGHVDVSAFSIAEYVQFAPSGMRALALLGPDRNADLPDVPTAQEQGFDVISQNMQFWWAPLGTPVDRVETVAAAVCSAMNSPSVEKQLSAMKIAPVALRGEALEQELDRRSRRITAVAPRQNADLPNFPMIALVLTIVIAGVSLVRARSRSRATEATCPPLIANWSSFECFTLVGIMTIAYAISLHSGVLGFIPCTAVYAFALSGTLAKASGALRRPIQPRVVASILIVTTTMSFGMHFLFTKVLVVDLP, from the coding sequence GTGCATCAAACAGTAGCCCGCCAGGTTGTCGTTTTGGGATGGGGATTCGCCTTCTTCGTACTGGGCTGTGACTCATCACGATCTGGTAGCGATCTGGCTTACCCGCAACGTGCGATCAAAGTCATCGTGCCGTTCGCGGCCGGTGGTGGCAGCGACACGTTTGCTCGGATCATTTCCACGGCGGTGGAAGAGCAAGGATTGCTCAGCGAACCGCTGGTCATCATCAACGTTCCCGGCGCTGGCGGCACGATCGGAAGCCGCCGAGTGAAAAATGCTCGGCCGGATGGCTACACGGTGCTGTTATTGCATGAGGGGATTTTGACGGCCAAGCACTCGGGACAAGCGAGCTATGGCCCTGAAGCTTTCACGCCCATTGCGGGCACGAGTGATGCGACGCAGGTGATCGCGGTCGCGGGCGACTCGCCAATCGAAAACTTGTCGGCATTGATGGACTCGGCACTCAGCACGCCGGATACCGTTGTCTTCTCTGCCAACGTTGGCGCCCCGAGTCACTTTGCTGGCTTGATGTTGGAAGCCGAAAAACCGGGGGCAAGTTTTCGCTACACTCAGACCGGTGGCGGAGCGAAACGTTTTGCAGCCCTTCAAGGTGGTCACGTCGACGTCTCGGCCTTCTCGATCGCCGAGTACGTTCAATTTGCTCCTTCCGGCATGCGGGCGCTCGCTCTGTTAGGGCCCGATCGAAACGCTGACTTGCCGGATGTTCCGACAGCCCAAGAACAGGGCTTTGATGTGATCAGTCAGAACATGCAGTTTTGGTGGGCTCCGCTGGGCACGCCGGTTGATCGTGTCGAGACGGTCGCTGCGGCCGTCTGCTCGGCAATGAACAGCCCATCGGTTGAGAAGCAACTTTCCGCGATGAAGATTGCTCCGGTGGCCTTGCGTGGCGAGGCGCTAGAGCAAGAACTTGACCGTCGCAGTCGGCGCATCACTGCGGTGGCACCTCGGCAAAACGCTGACCTGCCCAATTTTCCAATGATCGCTCTCGTCTTGACGATTGTCATCGCAGGTGTGTCGCTAGTGCGTGCTCGGTCACGTTCGCGTGCGACCGAGGCTACTTGTCCTCCGCTTATTGCTAATTGGTCGTCATTCGAATGCTTCACGCTCGTCGGGATCATGACGATTGCTTATGCGATCAGTCTCCATTCAGGTGTTTTGGGTTTCATTCCCTGCACGGCCGTCTATGCATTTGCCCTCAGCGGCACACTCGCTAAAGCTTCGGGAGCTTTGCGTCGGCCGATTCAGCCTCGAGTGGTGGCAAGCATCTTGATCGTCACGACGACCATGAGTTTCGGGATGCATTTTTTGTTCACCAAAGTCTTGGTCGTTGATCTTCCGTAA
- a CDS encoding tripartite tricarboxylate transporter permease, with translation MFTDLGTAAELLFSPTSLMLVAIGSFLGIIVGAIPGLTGAMLIALALPLTFSMGGELALVLLVSMYVGSVSGGLVTATLLRMPGTPASIMTTLDGYPMAQQGKSGRALALGIGASFVGGMISWGFLVCLAEPMAIWSLSFGPFEFTALVLVAMVLIMSVSGRSLSLGVLAGAIGVLIAMPGSSPATGVSRWTLGLHELDDGFKLLPVLIGLFAVNQVIRQLLCSGNEGGVDSKLSLNRRILHSPSGRVEPKRGEGRVLESSPRLGSTLLEKEGEVKLHDLNDEGGNVSHASAESTSVIDSGDALLFHRRDLRTHGPNLLRSSLIGTWIGILPGIGANIGSVIAYAAAKKSSKHPEQFGHGSEEGVVASESANNATIGGALIPLVSMGIPGSVIDAILLGAFVIHGLQPGPMLMQQNPLAVQTIMGALLLANVFTLLFLLVGARSMVRVASIPRYVLLPVVMIFCVIGSFALANRMFDVWVMLGFGVAGYLLERARIPLAPLVIGFVLAPIGEEHLSAGLMQSGGSWLPLIQRPISMTLCVVAAAIFSWTLWQRFHRNDSTHSNAP, from the coding sequence TTGTTTACTGATCTGGGCACTGCTGCCGAACTGTTGTTCTCGCCAACTTCGTTGATGTTGGTGGCAATAGGCTCGTTTCTCGGAATCATCGTGGGCGCCATCCCCGGACTGACCGGCGCGATGTTGATCGCTTTGGCTTTGCCGCTGACGTTTTCGATGGGCGGCGAGCTTGCGCTTGTCTTGTTGGTGTCGATGTACGTCGGTTCGGTCAGCGGTGGGCTGGTGACCGCAACGCTATTGCGCATGCCAGGGACTCCCGCGTCGATCATGACCACGCTCGACGGATACCCGATGGCTCAACAAGGCAAGTCGGGACGAGCACTCGCACTCGGGATCGGCGCTTCGTTTGTTGGCGGAATGATCTCATGGGGATTTTTAGTTTGCCTTGCCGAACCGATGGCCATTTGGTCGTTGTCATTTGGCCCGTTCGAGTTCACCGCACTCGTGTTGGTCGCAATGGTGTTGATCATGTCAGTCAGCGGTCGATCGCTAAGTCTAGGTGTGCTGGCCGGTGCGATCGGTGTCCTGATCGCGATGCCGGGCAGTTCGCCTGCGACGGGTGTGTCGCGATGGACGCTCGGATTACACGAACTCGATGATGGTTTCAAGCTGTTGCCCGTCTTGATCGGATTGTTCGCGGTCAACCAAGTCATCCGCCAATTGCTTTGCTCCGGCAATGAAGGAGGTGTGGATTCTAAGTTGTCATTGAATCGTCGAATCCTTCACTCTCCCTCTGGGAGAGTCGAGCCTAAGCGAGGAGAGGGCCGAGTGCTGGAGTCCTCCCCTCGCTTAGGCTCGACCCTCCTTGAAAAGGAGGGTGAAGTAAAACTTCACGACCTCAATGACGAAGGCGGTAACGTTAGCCATGCGAGTGCAGAGTCTACTAGCGTCATCGATTCGGGCGATGCGTTGCTGTTTCATCGACGGGACCTGCGAACTCACGGTCCCAATTTGCTACGTTCGTCGTTGATCGGCACTTGGATTGGAATTCTGCCCGGTATTGGTGCCAATATCGGATCGGTGATCGCCTATGCGGCGGCAAAGAAGTCATCCAAGCATCCCGAACAGTTTGGCCACGGCAGCGAGGAAGGCGTGGTTGCGTCCGAGTCCGCGAACAACGCAACGATCGGCGGTGCGTTGATCCCGCTGGTTTCGATGGGCATCCCCGGCAGTGTGATCGACGCCATTCTATTAGGTGCGTTTGTGATCCATGGTCTGCAACCAGGACCAATGCTGATGCAGCAGAATCCGTTGGCCGTGCAAACGATCATGGGCGCGCTGTTGCTGGCCAACGTGTTCACGCTTCTGTTCCTGTTAGTGGGCGCCCGATCGATGGTTCGAGTCGCCAGCATTCCGCGATACGTTTTGTTGCCTGTCGTGATGATCTTTTGTGTGATCGGCTCGTTCGCACTGGCCAATCGAATGTTCGATGTCTGGGTGATGCTGGGGTTTGGTGTTGCCGGATATCTGCTTGAACGAGCCCGCATCCCGCTGGCGCCACTAGTGATCGGATTTGTGCTCGCTCCGATCGGCGAAGAACACCTCAGCGCTGGATTGATGCAAAGCGGCGGAAGCTGGCTGCCGCTAATCCAACGGCCGATTTCGATGACCCTGTGTGTGGTTGCAGCAGCTATCTTCTCATGGACACTATGGCAACGCTTTCATCGCAATGATTCCACCCACTCGAACGCCCCATGA
- a CDS encoding sulfatase family protein: MTDNRPNILWYCTDQQRFDTIGALGNPHVITPTLDQLVADGVAFTHAYCQSPICTPSRSSFMTGMYPSRVHNTRNGNESFPSEPPVVTKLIAESGYDCGMVGKFHLQSAGHRTEPRIDDGFSYWKFSHAPRDDWSEGHDYAEWVRERGGDLDAMRQSDQRVPPEFHQTTWGTECAIDFISKQRTSDQPWLLNVNIYDPHPPFVPPKVYADRFDRDAMPGPHFRQSDIAHQTKLASLDFQDELKTPEQHNAKQVQAHYYAMIAQIDDQFARILDLLDQIGQRDNTVIIFTSDHGESLGDHGLMFKGCRFYEGLVRVPLIFSCPARFQRGVIGSGLVELLDLTSTLMDLCGLSCPDTMQGRSLLPVLRGEADPNHLRTSVRSEYFDALDPQFTGGTGTFGTMYRTERHKLCMYHNKNLGELYDLQEDPWEFNDLWDAADHQDIKHRLIREAFDAHVVLTTDMGSPRIAPM, encoded by the coding sequence ATGACTGACAATCGTCCCAACATTCTGTGGTACTGCACGGACCAACAACGTTTTGACACCATCGGTGCGCTCGGAAACCCGCACGTCATCACACCAACGCTTGACCAGTTGGTGGCTGACGGTGTCGCGTTCACTCACGCGTATTGCCAAAGCCCGATTTGCACGCCAAGTCGTTCCAGCTTCATGACAGGCATGTACCCGTCACGAGTACACAACACTCGCAATGGTAACGAGTCGTTTCCGAGTGAGCCGCCGGTGGTGACCAAGTTGATCGCGGAATCGGGATACGACTGTGGAATGGTGGGCAAGTTTCATTTGCAAAGTGCCGGACATCGGACCGAGCCGCGTATTGATGATGGGTTTTCGTACTGGAAGTTTTCGCATGCACCGCGCGATGACTGGTCGGAAGGTCACGACTATGCCGAGTGGGTTCGCGAGCGGGGCGGCGACCTCGATGCGATGCGGCAAAGTGACCAGCGAGTCCCGCCCGAGTTCCATCAAACGACTTGGGGTACCGAGTGCGCGATCGACTTCATTTCCAAGCAACGAACATCGGACCAGCCCTGGTTGCTGAACGTCAATATCTACGATCCCCATCCGCCCTTCGTCCCGCCCAAGGTTTATGCGGACCGGTTCGATCGTGACGCGATGCCTGGACCACACTTTCGTCAATCCGACATTGCGCATCAAACCAAGCTCGCATCGCTCGATTTTCAAGACGAGCTGAAGACACCCGAACAGCACAACGCAAAACAGGTACAAGCACACTATTACGCGATGATCGCTCAAATCGATGATCAGTTTGCGCGCATTCTTGACTTGCTCGATCAAATAGGCCAGCGAGACAACACCGTGATCATCTTCACCAGTGATCATGGCGAGTCGTTGGGCGATCACGGCTTGATGTTCAAAGGCTGTCGCTTTTACGAGGGCCTCGTTCGCGTTCCCCTGATCTTTTCGTGTCCGGCTCGGTTCCAACGTGGCGTGATCGGTAGTGGGCTGGTAGAGCTGTTGGATCTGACCTCGACGTTGATGGACCTCTGTGGCCTATCGTGCCCAGACACGATGCAGGGCAGAAGCTTGCTGCCGGTGCTGCGTGGTGAAGCTGATCCCAACCACTTGCGAACGTCGGTCCGCAGCGAATACTTCGACGCTCTGGATCCTCAGTTCACGGGCGGAACGGGAACGTTCGGAACCATGTACCGGACCGAACGTCACAAGCTGTGCATGTACCACAACAAAAACTTGGGCGAGCTGTATGACCTGCAGGAAGACCCCTGGGAGTTCAACGATCTGTGGGACGCCGCCGACCACCAAGACATCAAGCATCGCTTGATTCGCGAAGCCTTCGACGCGCACGTCGTCCTAACCACCGACATGGGTTCGCCACGAATCGCCCCGATGTAG